From Geovibrio ferrireducens, one genomic window encodes:
- a CDS encoding sensor histidine kinase yields the protein MKIPLKKLLVHSFIFLFFFLVCLVIADHYLSVRLAVAKTEDTYKGLAGLLEETVKSAADTFSIRLNAVSDVTRHHVRDVLHSFPADGREASILADGYSASTKRPYAIMIFGMDGRMLYSGKSAGASDDWALTPAAKDFDTARENPGGVTRIRYSYSKKASEIMSFEWSPEQGKYAAVMTEYSFGDEIASRMKNIHGESSLFTDIGVYSLGTSAVDSAAVYGAELSPDDFAVFADVHEEQTFFMEDSVYKTFRCDAEQLFPWEKIGIKAVLNPEGINRMKQGSMMLAAMTLLFSGLFMYYVFGIFRRRFEIPYSEVMRLFGESKKISLRENSGYVAELKELILEYNRHLEETDGVLLRLESCKEDLKRRSEEEAERLETQKEFMIQQMKLYSIGEMVASVSHHWREPLSLVHINMQNIKEEISSGIEDEKYLAECINTCRNQIKLMMESVDRFLSFVATDKSGEDSFEVMPLLDEVHSFVSTYYEKDGVGFVFYSDTSKRQVTGSASVLKQVLLNILMVSRELVETNGVGVGTITLGMGEENGGCVIAIEDSTGKFREACVSALEDPLSTPNLKKGMGLYISSKLIEKNFNGRVEAVPSAKGTRFRIIIP from the coding sequence ATGAAGATACCGCTGAAAAAACTTCTGGTTCACAGCTTTATTTTTCTTTTCTTTTTCCTTGTCTGCCTTGTCATTGCGGATCATTATCTGAGTGTCCGCCTTGCCGTGGCCAAAACTGAGGACACTTACAAAGGGCTGGCGGGGCTTCTGGAAGAAACGGTCAAATCAGCCGCAGACACTTTCAGCATAAGGCTTAACGCCGTTTCAGATGTAACCAGACACCATGTGCGCGATGTGCTCCACAGCTTTCCTGCGGACGGCAGAGAGGCATCCATACTGGCGGACGGCTATTCAGCCTCAACAAAGAGGCCTTACGCCATAATGATTTTCGGCATGGACGGACGCATGCTCTACAGCGGAAAGAGTGCGGGAGCCTCCGATGACTGGGCTCTCACACCGGCTGCAAAGGATTTTGACACGGCAAGGGAGAACCCCGGCGGAGTGACACGCATAAGATACTCGTACTCCAAAAAAGCTTCGGAGATAATGAGCTTTGAGTGGTCGCCTGAGCAGGGAAAATACGCCGCAGTTATGACAGAGTATTCCTTCGGTGATGAAATAGCCTCCCGTATGAAGAATATACACGGAGAAAGCAGTCTCTTTACAGACATAGGCGTGTACTCTCTGGGAACATCGGCGGTGGATTCTGCGGCGGTTTACGGAGCAGAGCTCAGCCCGGATGATTTTGCCGTGTTCGCTGACGTGCACGAGGAGCAGACTTTTTTTATGGAGGATTCTGTTTATAAAACATTCAGGTGCGATGCGGAGCAGCTTTTCCCGTGGGAGAAGATAGGGATCAAGGCCGTTCTTAACCCGGAAGGCATAAACAGAATGAAGCAGGGCTCAATGATGCTTGCGGCTATGACACTCCTTTTCTCCGGTCTGTTCATGTACTACGTATTCGGAATTTTCCGGCGCAGGTTTGAGATCCCCTATTCTGAGGTTATGCGCCTCTTCGGGGAATCCAAAAAGATCAGTCTCAGGGAAAACAGCGGTTATGTGGCAGAGCTTAAGGAGCTTATACTTGAGTATAACAGACACCTTGAGGAAACTGACGGTGTGCTTCTCAGGCTTGAAAGCTGCAAGGAAGACCTGAAAAGGAGATCAGAGGAGGAGGCTGAAAGGCTTGAAACACAGAAGGAGTTTATGATCCAGCAGATGAAGCTGTACTCCATAGGCGAGATGGTGGCCTCTGTCTCACACCACTGGCGTGAGCCTCTGAGCCTTGTGCATATCAACATGCAGAACATCAAGGAGGAAATTTCATCCGGCATAGAGGATGAAAAATACCTCGCAGAATGCATAAACACATGCAGAAACCAGATAAAGCTTATGATGGAATCCGTGGACAGGTTTCTGAGCTTTGTAGCCACTGATAAAAGCGGGGAGGATTCATTCGAGGTAATGCCTCTGCTTGATGAGGTGCACTCTTTTGTTTCGACTTATTATGAAAAAGACGGTGTGGGCTTCGTTTTCTACAGTGATACATCAAAAAGACAGGTCACAGGCTCAGCCTCGGTACTCAAGCAGGTGCTGCTTAATATTCTCATGGTTTCCCGCGAACTGGTTGAAACAAACGGCGTAGGCGTGGGTACAATCACCCTCGGCATGGGTGAGGAGAACGGCGGCTGCGTTATAGCAATTGAGGACAGTACGGGCAAATTCCGCGAGGCATGCGTTTCTGCCCTGGAAGATCCGCTGAGCACTCCGAACCTTAAAAAGGGTATGGGGCTTTATATTTCCAGCAAACTGATCGAGAAAAATTTCAACGGCAGGGTGGAGGCTGTTCCTTCGGCCAAGGGAACCCGTTTCAGAATAATCATTCCTTAA
- a CDS encoding sensor histidine kinase, translating into MSAGKQKGISLRKLLTANCLILVLAAVSLILVNYFLNYRNFELNVRSITAEAVRMVDENIGYYKEFQSPANIHVRLHMVQDHQKLHDFIAEYGIPSYEYLMNRKQEHEEELNTEIEIAMLTGEGVIFTTTYPTELGLDISKFPNAKETLRRAKEKGGVLLDYPVYERSGRVLRAYTMSYIKERDIYLQTALFLADLKVVRERLEKIVGLSEYIKSVDAILVFYNREGGSNLIFNISSDNPEKDTDPDIVLETIKNGRMTEKTSGSLLTGTSKSYYVAARVPDSAAELKDLDHRIVYRIIFDTTDERRYGLLSFFIKLFSVVVAVAALVLFYRRLNSRFVIPFGNMIAKVKNSEKITEKSILSGEKDLAHLAELYNGHLDRQQELLSYAEKFNEELEQRIKAEVSTRKANEQLIIRQSMLATMGEMTHSVAYLWQLPLKVLGQYVENISAMTGNFEENREKLEKIASECMEQVLYMSSTIEGLRDFFRPSLEKKLFDLRQTLEDTMRMVAPHMLSGDIHLSFTCRLQGYDEPVKVDVMKNLDRCCGAGYPECVPECPSFGFTICGYPAEFKLAVLSVFHNSKRLLDEKKAGDSAFIPFISVVMYDEGEAVRINVSDNSGGMCSDEIRAVNDPYLSDSKGSMEYFNLYMAVELFNTVMKGRTEITSSAEGLNIDIYLDKNTAACGLEKSVPK; encoded by the coding sequence ATGTCTGCTGGTAAACAGAAGGGGATAAGCCTCCGCAAGCTTTTGACTGCAAACTGCCTGATTCTTGTGCTTGCGGCAGTATCTCTGATTCTCGTTAATTATTTTTTAAACTACAGGAACTTTGAGCTGAACGTCCGCAGCATAACGGCGGAGGCTGTGCGGATGGTCGATGAAAATATCGGCTACTACAAGGAGTTCCAGTCCCCTGCAAATATCCATGTGCGTCTTCATATGGTGCAGGATCATCAGAAACTGCACGATTTCATAGCCGAATACGGCATACCCTCCTACGAATATCTTATGAACCGTAAACAGGAGCACGAGGAAGAGCTTAACACCGAGATAGAGATAGCCATGCTCACAGGTGAGGGGGTTATTTTCACCACCACGTACCCCACCGAACTGGGGCTTGATATAAGCAAGTTCCCCAACGCCAAGGAAACCCTGCGCAGGGCTAAGGAGAAAGGGGGCGTTCTGCTGGACTATCCCGTGTACGAGCGCTCAGGCAGAGTGCTGCGCGCCTACACCATGTCTTATATAAAAGAGCGGGACATATATCTCCAGACCGCGCTTTTTCTGGCGGACCTCAAAGTGGTGCGTGAAAGGCTGGAGAAAATAGTCGGCCTGTCCGAGTACATAAAGTCAGTTGATGCCATTCTGGTTTTTTATAACAGGGAAGGGGGCAGCAACCTCATTTTCAATATAAGCTCAGACAACCCGGAGAAGGATACTGACCCGGACATTGTTCTTGAAACCATAAAAAACGGCCGGATGACAGAGAAAACATCCGGCAGCCTGCTCACCGGAACAAGCAAAAGCTACTATGTGGCCGCCCGTGTCCCCGATTCCGCGGCAGAACTGAAGGATCTGGATCACCGGATAGTCTACCGGATAATTTTTGACACCACTGATGAGCGCCGCTACGGGCTTTTAAGCTTTTTCATTAAGCTTTTCTCCGTGGTTGTGGCAGTTGCGGCCCTTGTCCTCTTTTACAGGCGGCTGAACTCCCGCTTTGTAATCCCCTTCGGCAATATGATAGCCAAGGTGAAAAACTCAGAGAAAATAACGGAGAAAAGCATTCTGTCCGGTGAAAAGGATCTGGCGCATCTGGCCGAGCTTTATAACGGTCATCTGGACAGGCAGCAGGAGCTTCTGTCCTATGCTGAGAAATTTAATGAGGAACTGGAGCAGAGAATTAAGGCTGAGGTTTCCACAAGAAAGGCGAACGAACAGCTTATAATCCGTCAGTCAATGCTAGCCACAATGGGCGAAATGACCCACTCAGTGGCTTATCTCTGGCAGCTTCCCCTTAAGGTTCTGGGGCAGTATGTGGAAAATATATCCGCCATGACCGGAAACTTTGAGGAGAACAGGGAAAAGCTGGAGAAAATAGCCTCGGAGTGTATGGAGCAGGTGCTTTATATGTCCTCGACCATAGAGGGTTTGCGTGACTTTTTCAGACCTTCGCTGGAAAAAAAGCTTTTCGATCTCCGCCAGACTCTGGAAGACACCATGCGTATGGTCGCCCCGCATATGCTTTCGGGAGACATCCATTTAAGCTTCACATGCCGCCTTCAGGGATATGATGAGCCGGTGAAGGTGGATGTGATGAAAAATCTGGACAGATGCTGCGGCGCGGGTTATCCGGAGTGCGTTCCGGAATGTCCCAGCTTCGGTTTTACCATATGCGGCTACCCTGCCGAGTTCAAGCTTGCTGTGCTGAGTGTTTTCCACAACAGCAAGAGGCTGCTTGATGAAAAGAAAGCGGGGGATTCCGCCTTCATACCGTTCATCTCAGTTGTTATGTACGATGAAGGCGAGGCTGTGCGCATCAACGTGAGCGACAACAGCGGCGGCATGTGCTCAGATGAGATCAGGGCGGTCAATGACCCCTATCTGTCAGATTCAAAAGGCAGCATGGAGTATTTTAATCTCTACATGGCTGTGGAGCTTTTTAACACGGTCATGAAGGGCAGAACAGAAATCACAAGCTCTGCCGAAGGGCTGAACATAGATATTTATCTGGATAAAAACACTGCTGCCTGCGGGCTTGAGAAGAGTGTGCCGAAATGA